GGCGGCATTCGAGCCTGGGATACTTGACGCCCCTGGAAGCCGAGTGCCAGGCTACAGCTGCTTAACCTTAGCGACTCGAAACCGAGTCAACCCCAATCTGTCTCTTCCTCAGAGAGCAACCGCACACGCGACAGTCTCTCCTGAATCATGCTGTTGGTCTCAGAATTGATCTCTCCCTGCTCCCTCTTCGCGCAAACCTCATCAATCGTACGAAGCACAACAAGATCGGAGAGCCCCTTCTGATCGCCCATCTCGATGACGGACCTTATTGCCTGCTCCACCTCGTCAATGGTCAGCACCGTTGGCAGACCATCGACATCAATAACATATTCATCCATATAAGCTCCTGAAAGTATAAATTCAACCCTGTAAGCGGCTTTTACTGGCGAAATTGGGTGATTGCTCAATCGGAGCATACCGCCTTTGTTTAAACCTCCCGTTTCATCTTCTTGCCGTACCGAAGTTGGCCTAGAACCAGGGTCCCAGGTGAACCTCGAAGATGGGTCAGCCACCCGAGGAGAAGCACGTTCCCTCAGAAGTCAAAGCGCCACAGCTGGTGGGGGTTGAGCGTCCTGATCGGAGCTCCGAAAGAGCTGCATGCCCTCCACCACCCCGATGACGCCCAGGGTCAAAGGAATGAACAGAGGCACGATAGCGAGCCCGAGGCCGATCCCAATCAGTCCAAGTGCCAGGCGATTCCGAGCAGACCGTTCCCGGTCCAGGTAGAAGAGGTGCACGCCAAAAGCACCCAGAGACACGGCCAGGAACCCAGCGGTGATGCGCCGCCTGCGCGCGGTCCCAGGCTGTTTCTCCTGATACACGGCCCAGACCAGGAAGACTCCACCGAAGAGCCAGACCAGTGGGATCCCCCAGAGCACCCTGCCTACCACCTGGTCCAGGACGCCCAGGCGGGGTGCGCAGGCAGGCGGCGGCACCCGGTCCGCACTCCACGTCACCGGCCCACTCACGGCTTCGTTAAAGGCGGCCTGATCCGCAAACTCCTGGTAATGAGGCGCTTGACGGGTGATCTGAGCGTAGCGCGGTGAGGGTTGCCGCCCCACGAGTTGAAGCACCACCTCGTCCCCGGCACAGCCGGCGCGCTGCACGCCCCAGTCCATGCGGCCTTCCGGACCCTCCAGGATTCCGTCGGGTTTCCAGGAATCTCCACTGGTGGCGTAGTAGCCAAATCCCAACGGGGTTCTGAAGGTGTCAAGAATGCCCGGGTCCAGTTGACGCACACCCAGCCAGCCATTCCAGGCCCAGCTGGCTCCGCCGAGATAGAGACAGACCACGGGGATGAGCAGGAGGCTCGTTCCCAGTGCCAGGCTCCGGTGGGGCCGCCCCCGGGTGAGGAAATGGGTCACTCCCACGAAGATGGCGAGCAAGGGAAGGCCGATCACCACAAAGGCCAGGATGGCGAAAATCCCCATCACCGCTGGCTTCCTCGTCGACAGCAGGTGCAGGGGTGGTCAGGGCGCATAGGACCTGCAGTCTGGCACAGTGGCTCCATCGCCCCCCAGGAGCTGGACAGGGCTGATCCCTTCCGATTCGTGGCATGAGCGCTGCCAGGGATGCTCAGGACTTGAGGGGAAGAAATGCGGAGGCCAGACAGAACCGTTGCCCTAGCATGGCTCCTATGGGACTTCATTCGCTGACGGATCTGACGGCCCTGGAACCGTTTTCCTTCGGCTTTGCCCTCGCCCTGTTCGCCCGCTATCCCCTTTGGGCTCAGGACGCCCAGATTGACCCAGAAGAGCGCACCCTCTTCCTGAGGATCCAGGCGTCTGAATCGTCCGGGAGTGAACTCTGCCTCGAAACCTGGGCGGATCAGGTCGTCGTGGTATTTGAAGGGTGGCATGGCCAATATGGCTGGATTGATAACCAAAAGGTCTACGCCGAAGCGATTAGCCTCATTGATGAGGTCGTGGAACAAAACTATGGAGCACGACAGTTCATGCTCGGCTCGACGTTGGTTCGTTCAGAGTTTGTGGAACGATCGACTCCGCTCGTGGCCGAGGAGCAGGCACGGTCTCGAGCCGGTCACTGGGCCTTTCGCCAGTACCTGTACAAGAACACGCGCGACACCATCCCGGAGGGCAGAGAGGGTAACGAAGGCCCATCCCCTCTTGGAGTAGTTGAGGGCCCATCAGTCAAGCCGGACGTAGGCCCAAGCGTCTTTGCGAAAACCACCTGGGGCTCTCGGAGTCATCTTGACCCGGTAGAAGAGTAACAAAGAGTGCTCAGACGAATGCGCGGACTTTGATGATCTGCGGCGACGGCTGGAGGACGCCTCGAACTCCTCAACCAGGCCGATCTCGCGCTCCTTTACCTAGTCATCTGAACAGTGGTGTTCACCCACGACGCCTCCACCTACCTGGTTCCAGAGCACCTCGACTGAGGACACATGAACGAGACCCTGCACGGAGCGATCGAGCGACTGTACGAAGTTTTCTCCAGCTATGCCATGCCTGCGCATGTTGACATGTCCCCGTACCGTGACCCGGACAGGGTGCTCGGTGCACTGCGCACCTTCCCACTCCGAAGCGTCCCCTCGGACGGGCTCGACGCGTACGCGTTTTGCGCCATCACCACGGTTGGAGACGAGAACCTTCTCCGGTATGCCCTGCCGCGCCTGCTCGAACTGATGGTCCGCCGAGAGCTCCTCCCGAACGAGGAGATCGTGCTGAGCAAGCTTGAACTGGCCGGGTGGCGCACATGGCCGGAACCGGAGTACGCGGCGCTCGAGATGTTCTTTGACGCATGGTGGGTGAGCGTGCTGGACACGTCCTTAGATGGCAGTGACTGGCGTGCCGAAACGGCGCTATGCGCGTTTGCACAAGCCAACCTCAGCCTCACCCGTTTCCTTCAGGTGTGGGAAGCGCGCGAGGATGTGACGGCCACCAACCACCTCGCGAGCACTGTGAGGGCGCTGTACGACAGTGAACGAGGCGAACTCGTGACCACCAACTTCTGGGACGCCCGGCCAGGGCAGGGCGCGCAGGTGCGGCTGTGGCTGGCGCGCCCTGAAATGCTCACGCGCCTTGAAGATGGTGAGCGACAGGCAGACAAACGGGACGACGAGGAACTCATGGAGAACTACGAGATGGCTCTGGCGGCCCTCCGCATCGTGCTCGGTGCTTGAAGCGACTATCTCCATGCACGTCCAGACGCACCTGCGGCGATGCACGAGACAGACCAAAGCTGAACAGCCACTCTGGACTATCCTGGATGGATGGATCCAGCCGAGGCCGTGATCGACCGGATTGAAGCCCGCGTGCGCCGCAGGCTGGGCGAGCCTTCCCGACATCTGGGCCCGACGGGTCAACCGAAGGCCAGCGCTTTTGTGTTCCGACGGGGGGACGCCCAGGGCGTGCCAGAGCCCGTGGTACAGGCGTTAGAAACGCGTCTGGGTGGACGATTGCCGGCAGTCTACCGGGCGTTCCTGCGGCGTCTCGGGCGCCGGCCACTGGAGCTGTTCAGAGGCAGTGACTTGACCGATCCGGAGCGGCCCGAAGAATACGAGGAGATCCTCGCGGAAATGCTGGCGCTCAATCCGGAATTTGTGTGGCCCCCATCAGCACATGTGATCCTGACCCACCAGGGGTATCACCTCGCCTACGTGCTGGCCGATGGCAGCCACGATGGACCCGTATGGTCCCTGACGGAAGGGCAGCCTGGGTGCTTGGCGGACTCCTTTGAGGCTTATCTGGAAACCGAGGCGGGATACATTTCCTGAACCCATGGAGAGAACCAATTTCCAGCTTGCTGAATTGATCTACCTCGTGCAGGGTGACGAGTGGTATGACCTTCACAGTGGCTACAAGTTCACGGGACTCCAGTACGATCCGCGGTCCCAGGGCGTCGTCTTGAGCTGGGCAAGGGGACGCTGGGGAGGACCCTCGCAACCGGCGAAGTTGGCCCTGCGGTTCTCGGGGGTAGATCATTTCTCAGTTCATCCCCGTGATCCCGAACTGCCATATACCGAGGACACCTCGCTGGCGGAAGTGGCCTACCTCTCGCCAGAAGACCTCAGCGAAAATGAGCTGGGACGAATGGGCATGGAAGAGCAGGCGACGGACCAGAGCTTTCTGATCTTCCATTTCCAGAGTGAGCAGAAGATTGTGGTGCGGTCGCAGCAGGTTTCCCTGCACGTTTTTGAGCAACCCGCAGAGGTTTAGGCTCAAACAAAGAGATATTTCCCAACCGCTGTCGCTGTATCTTCAGCGCTAGGAGCGGCTCAAGTGAAGTTGTCCACCACTGAGAAATATTGTGGCTTTCCTTTATTAAAACTCGCGCGAGGAAACTTTTCGACCAATCTTACGTAATCAAAAAGGAAAGTTCCGTCTCAAGGAGGACACCTATTGGAAATCATGGATGCACTTAAAGAGATAGGCATTACTGGCCGACTCATCCTCATTCCACTCTTGGTGTACGGCGCATGGAACGTCAGCCTTCGCTTGTTCTCCGACTCGGCCAGTTGGACTACACCCTTTGAGGTGCGCCGACGCAACCGCGTCAAAATCCTGGATGAGCAGATTCATTCTGAACCAGACCCTGATCTCAAACGCGTTCTCGAGGAACAACGAGGCATGCTGGTGTTCCAAGAGGCTACCGGCATCGTGACCCTACCAGCCCGTCGCCAGGAACTCATCAAGTTGCAGCAGCGTTGCGCGCACCGGTTCGGCTGGCATGCCATTAAAAAGGCTCTCCCCCACCTGAAATTCACCGATGAAGGTCACCTCAAACGCGGCGTAAGCCTTTTCGCCCGAGGAGTTATGACTCTCTTCTTGGCATCAAGTGTCGTCCTCCTTGCTCTGGCCCTCTATGTGGGCCTCTTTATGCAGGCACCAACGCCAGTTACTACCGACACACGGCTGATCTACGCTCTCGCACAGTTTCTTACCGAGATGCTGCTGTTGGGTTTGGCCATGCTTACGGCGCAGCCAGCGATTCCTATTCTTCGGGCCATCCAGCTGCAACGCTGGATCCTCCCAACCACCCAGTCTGCTGTTGTCCATACTCCTGAAACGGAAGGAGCCGTCTAAGGTGCAAGCGGAGGAAGACGGAACGGTAGAGAAGACACGTGGGCAGCCCCATGATCTCGCCAGCAGGCGCAGACGCCACAGGAGCTGGTCTGGGGCCTCAGCCGCATCGCCAGCGTGCACCCGCAGCACCGTCGGGAAGCCGTACAGGAAGGCGCCGCCCGCTTGGTGCAGCTGCTCGATGACGCCGGGTGGGAACGGCATTATTACCGTGTGCTGTGGCGGGCCACCGAAGCGGAATTCCGGGGCTGCCCAGCCTACGCGCAACTCGCCGCAGCCCTGCAACGTACCCTCGTCTCTAAAGCGGAATTGCACCTGACGCGGCCTGGTGCCTGGTTAATGCATCAACTCCGCGAATGTGGCTGGCTCGACGACGTGTACCACGTGAAGTCTGCTTAGACGCGAGTAGCAGATCAGCCAACAGGCATCAACAAGGCAACCGAGACTTTTCAGAGGAGGACCATGAGTGTCGTATTTCGCTGAGCAGCCCCCGCTGTTGTTACCGTCGCGTCCTGCGGCGAACGGACTTCGCCGCGCGCAACACGGCGCGTTACAGGCCGTCGGCGCCCACTTCACGTCGTCGCACGAGCCGTGTCTCCTGGTCCTTCCCACCGGCTCCGGCAAGACTGCCGTGATGACTGCGGTTCCCTTCTTTGTTCCGGAGTCTGGCTCACCCCGGGTGCTGGTGCTGACTCCTTCGCGGGTGGTCCGCAAACAGGTGGTCGATGAATTCAGATCTCTCTCCAACCTGCGGGCCACCGGGCTACTGACCACCACGTTTGCGCCGAAAGTCCTCGAGCTGACGAGTTCCTGCCGAACGCCAGAGGACTGGGAAGATCTCCGCAACTACGACGTGGTGGTGTCCACGCAGATTCCCGTCAGCCCACGCGAAGGCAAGGTCTGTCCGCCCCCGCCTGATCTCTTCCAGCTGGTGTTGGTTGACGAAGCGCACCACGCTTCCGCTGACACTTGGAAACGTGCACTGGACGCCCAGCCCAACGCGCGCCACGTGCTCCTGACCGCCACCCCATACCGACGGGACCGCCGCGAGCTCAAGGCCAACCTGATTTACGCCTACTCGCTACGCCAGGCCGTGGTCGACCGCGTCTTCCAACCCATTCAGTTCATTCCTGTCTCGGCCGAATTTGGCGAAGACGACCAGCGCCTATGTGAAGCGGCGCGCGAACTCGTTGAAACGGACCGGCAGCACCAGAAGGAAGCGCGCATTATCGTGCGCACAGACCGGATCCAACACGCCAAAACCCTTGTTGAGCTTTACCGCCAGCATGGGCTCAAGGTCGAAGCGCTTTACGCCGAAACCGGGAAGCACCTTGATCGGATTTTGAGCCAACTGGAGGCCGGGGAACTCGACGGCATCGTGGCGGTGGGCATGCTTGGGGAAGGGTTTGACCTGCCCGCCCTGAAAATCGCGGTCGTGCACACGCCCCATAAGTCGCTCGCCAGTACCCTGCAGTTCGTTGGCCGGATCGCCCGTCAAGCTCCTGAACGGTACGGGGCACCGCGCTTTCTCGCGGTGCCTCGGGCAGTCAATGACATGACGAGCGCCCTCTACGGTGAGGATCCGGACTGGGCGGAACTTATTCCGAACCTCGCGGATGCCGCCATCGACGGGGAGCGTGGCCACCGCCGGTTCGTGAAACGATTCGATCGCCGGGACGGCACGGCGGACGCTATCTCCCTGTATGGTTTGCGGCCGTACCTGTCAGGCACGGTGTATGACCTGGAAGACCCTGTCAACCTCTCGACACCGGTCAAGGTCAAAGGAACGACCCTGCTCACGCACGAGGTCATTGAGGACGGGAGCCTGGCGGTCTTTGTCACTGGCCGACCCGACGAGCCCCGCTGGGCCGGGCACGGGGACCTGGTGTACTCAGACTTCCACCTGACGGTGTACTACCACTACGCTGAAGCCAACTTGCTGCTGGAACACAGCACCAGCGACGAGATCGCCAAAACGATTCGCACTCAGATTGCCGGGCCGCAGTGCGCGCCTGTTTCCAAAGGACGGCTGTCCGGCGTGCTGGACGGACAAAAGGTTGTCTATGTGCAACTGGGTCTCGGGAAGACCGGCGCCCTTGGGGACTCGGTGGCCGATTACACGAGTTACGCCTCAAGCGGTAACTTGGCGCAGGCGGTGCAGGCCAACGCCGCGCGCGTTTCCACGCCACATCACGTGTTTGCCAAAGTGGATGGCGCGCGTTACGTGGGATTCAGCGGCTCTGGCAAGGTGTACTCGAATTACCGGGGCACGCTGGAGCAGTTTCTGACGTGGAGCACCGAGGTGACCCGCATTGTCGACAACAGTGACGGCATTCTGCGGTTGCCTGGCCTTCCAGAAGATTTCCAGACCCGGCCTGTGGACCAGCTCCCCGCCGCCCCGATCGCCGTTGCGTTTGATCACGAAACCTACCAGCGCAATGCCCAGTTCCGGTGGGACGACGAGCAGAGGCTCGACATTCTCGACGCCACTCTGCACGTCTTGCAGGCCGATCAGCATACGGTGATCCTCGATATCCTCGATGGCTTTGGGCAGCGGCGGTGTGGCATTCACTACGACTGCCGGCGCAAGCAGCCGCTCTTGCCGAATGGGCCGGGCGACTCCGCTCTGGTGACCCTGGAGAGCGCCAATGGCCTCAACGAGACATTGTCCTTCGGTCAGTACCTACAACGCTATCCGCTGACCTTCTTTCTGCAGGACGGCTCGACGGTGTTCGGCAATGAATTGAAACCCCTATCGAGCCTGTACACGGACCTGCCAGACGAGTGTTACGTCGACCACGTGAACGGCTGGGACGACTGCGAGGTGCTCAAGGAGTTCTGGACCGATGGCGAGGACCGGTCACGGTACGCCGGCCGCTTGAGCGTACAGGAAGCCGTTGTGGCACACGCCCAGCAGACATTGGATAACCCCTGGGTCTTGATCGATCATGGCAAAGGGGAAATGGCCGATGTGATCGCCATCGGTCGGGCGGGGGCTCGTTTCAGGCTGCAGTTCTACCATTGCAAGGGCGCGAAGCCGCCTAAGAAGGCACCGAAATACACGCGGCCACTTATGGGGCGGCGGGTGGATGATCTCTACGAGGTCACCGGACAGGCGATCAAAGGCACGCGCTGGGTGCGGCACCCGCTGTTGATCGATGAATTTCGGCGACGCTTGGGGGACCGGATGTTTGAGGTGACTGGGCGTGAAGAGGAATTCCGTGCTTGGCTCAATCAGGCGAGTGTGATGCAACTCGACTATGAAATGCTGGTTGTTCAACCGGCCCTACGGGTGTTCGAGCGTCAGGACCATGCCCCGGATCGGTGCACTCGCCTCCTTCTGGCTGCCCTGGCCTGGACTCAAGGTCAGAACGTCAGATTCAGCATGCTGGGGTGGAACCGCCCGGATCAGATTGCTGCTTGGCATTCTTCACTCGACGACTAAACGCGCCCGGTGCCTAATCGTCGGTCACGGATACTGTGTCGATCATTCGCCTGTCAGGTATGAGGTCCGGGGGTTCTGGCAACTTAACGCCGGTAGGCTGTGACGGACCGCAAGCCCTCTCGCCACCGGTTTCCCTCAGCGTCATCGTCTACGCCCTGTGGCTGTACCACCGCTTTCCACTCAGCCAACGGGATGTTCAGGAACTCCTGTATGAGCGCGGCATTGTCGTCAGCCACGAAACGCTCCGACAGTGGAACATCAAGTTCGCTCCCCTGCTCACCGAAGAGCTGCGCCACCGCGAACCCCACCTGGGTTCGCGGTGGCATCTGGATAAGGTGCACGTGAAGGTCGGAGGGAGTACGCACTGGTTATGGTGGGCCGTGGATGAGTACGGACATGTGCTCGACATTCTCCTGCAGGAACACCGAGATACCGAGGCCGCCAAATTCTTTCTCATCCGCTTGCTGGGCGAATACGACGTGCCGAAGGTCGTTCATACTGACAAGCTACGGAGCTATGGGGCAGCCATCAGAGAACTTCCCGTGCTCCACGGTGTGGAGCATGTCCAAGTCGAGTCGACCGTCCGTTGTAACAACCTTGTAGAGCAGTCGCATCGACCGACACGACAGCAGGAACGTGCTCAAGTCGGCTTCTGAGGGCGACGGCGAACCCAGGAATTTCTCGCGCTGCACGCTCGAACCTCGAATCTTCACCGCCAGACCCGAACGACCATCCCTGCGTCCCTCAGACGAATGAACCAGACCGCAGCTCTGCACCTCTGGCACGAGGGAATGCAGCAGGTGGCTTGAGGATCAAGCCACCTGCTGCTCTTCTGTGACCCCGCTGAGATTAAGCTGCCAGAACCCAACGTACTGCCCATAAGTAAAGTTATGCTCTGGACATGTCTGATCCCTTTGCTTTGGTCGTGCCGGAAGACAGAGCCTGCGAGGCATTTCGCACGACTAGGGACAACCCAGGAGCAGCGCCGGCCAAGGCGGAAATCTGCCGCATCTTTCAAACGTTTCACGATGCCGACGGCAACTTCCTCGAGCAGTTGCAGACCACGGCATTCGATGCCCGTATCTTCGAGCTTTACCTTCACGCCTATTTTCAAGAGGCTGGATTTAGGGTGCTACGCGAACATGACCGGCCGGACTTCATCGTGGAGCATCAGGGCCTGCAGGTCTGCATCGAGGCGACCACGGTCAATCCGAGCGGGGCACTCGATCAGCGGGCCGAAGGTCTCTCGCTGAAAGATAGGCAGGGTGGAGAACTCCCAATCCGGTTCGGAGGTCCGCTGTACAGCAAACTCAAGAAACGATACTGGGACCTGCCACACGTCAAGGGCCGCCCATTGGTACTGGCGGTTGAGGCATTTTTTAGCGAGGATGCTCTTCATTTCAGTGACTCTGCACTCGTCAATTATCTGTTCGGCATCACCCAAACATTTCATTACACCCCAGACGGCCAACTCGTCGTTCAACAACACCCTGTCGAGTCCCATGAGGTTGGCGGCAAGGTGATTCCCTCAGGATTCTTCTCCCAACCAGATTCTGAGCACATCTCCGCAGTTATGTTCACCAATAGCGGTACACAGCCCAAGTTCAATCGGATGGGATTTATCCGAGGGAATTACCCTAACATCAGCATGATTCGTGTTGGGAAGTACTATGACATAACGCCGAATGCCAGCGAACCGTTAGATCTGAAATTCGACGTGAAACAAGCGCCTTATCAAGAGACATATGGCAATGGTCTGAGCATTGCCTTGAATCCGAATGCGCGCGTTCCCCTCCCGCGTGACTTCTTTCCAGGGGCGGCGCAGCATTACATGGACCAAGGGACTCTGTATACCGATACCCCGGAATTTCATCCGTTTGTCTCCGTCACCATGGTTTTTGTCAAAGAGTAGAGCTCTTTTTAGAAGATGAATTTGATCCGAGTCCCGATATCACCTTCTCCGCCCATTGCTTGAGCGCTTGCCTGATCTCCGGAGCTCACAAGCGGGCAACAGCTTTGAAAGGCTGAGGTACAACAGTCGACCTGACCCACAGCGCTGGACCTTGCCACGCTGACTGGTGGCAGATAGTCCCAGGGGTTCTGGCAATTTAAGCACGGTAGGCTGATCGTCCGTGACTGACCGTAAGCCTTACCGCCACCGGTTTCCACTGAGCATCATCCAGGCGGATTTTGGGCGGTCTGCTGACCTGCGAATCCGATTACAGCCCGGCGTTCAGTCCGGCTGCACTCGCAGCGATTCAGGGCACGACAGGCGACGGGCTTCTCAATCTGGTCTACGTTGCGGAGAGTGGGGCCGTGCTGTGGGACGAATCGCAGATCACAGCGTTCTCGAAATATCCCATCGCGGCGTTTTATATGAGCCTGATTGACCTGTTGCAGAAGGCGGGCTCTGTGCCTGCAATCGATTACTTCGAGTATTTGAGGCACCTCAAGTAATGGGATGAGCTGGGGAAGGAGGCATGGACCGCATCGATGCATGGCCAATTAGGAGAGCTGTTTTCAGTAAATTAGCTGTTTCATTCGCCTGATGAAACAGCCTATACTCTGAAATATGGAAAGAGGGGCAGCAATGGCAAGGCAGGGATTTCAGGCCGATGAGCGCCTGATCTCTGTCCTTTCCCGGTTCGCTGATTCCATCAGTGCCGACGAATCAGGGAACGACAGCGACGTCACCGCTCAGTTCCCTGGCCTTGGCCCGGTGAGGTTTCAAATCCATTTTCTCTCCGACGGCACGCCCGCCGCAGTCCAGCGTTGGTTCGCACGCCGGGCTGACCGGCTCCCCTCCTCCACCCACCTGGTCCTGGCCGCGCCGTACCTCTCTGA
This genomic stretch from Deinococcus humi harbors:
- a CDS encoding SMI1/KNR4 family protein, whose amino-acid sequence is MDPAEAVIDRIEARVRRRLGEPSRHLGPTGQPKASAFVFRRGDAQGVPEPVVQALETRLGGRLPAVYRAFLRRLGRRPLELFRGSDLTDPERPEEYEEILAEMLALNPEFVWPPSAHVILTHQGYHLAYVLADGSHDGPVWSLTEGQPGCLADSFEAYLETEAGYIS
- a CDS encoding glycosaminoglycan attachment protein — its product is MSDPFALVVPEDRACEAFRTTRDNPGAAPAKAEICRIFQTFHDADGNFLEQLQTTAFDARIFELYLHAYFQEAGFRVLREHDRPDFIVEHQGLQVCIEATTVNPSGALDQRAEGLSLKDRQGGELPIRFGGPLYSKLKKRYWDLPHVKGRPLVLAVEAFFSEDALHFSDSALVNYLFGITQTFHYTPDGQLVVQQHPVESHEVGGKVIPSGFFSQPDSEHISAVMFTNSGTQPKFNRMGFIRGNYPNISMIRVGKYYDITPNASEPLDLKFDVKQAPYQETYGNGLSIALNPNARVPLPRDFFPGAAQHYMDQGTLYTDTPEFHPFVSVTMVFVKE
- a CDS encoding DEAD/DEAH box helicase, whose product is MSYFAEQPPLLLPSRPAANGLRRAQHGALQAVGAHFTSSHEPCLLVLPTGSGKTAVMTAVPFFVPESGSPRVLVLTPSRVVRKQVVDEFRSLSNLRATGLLTTTFAPKVLELTSSCRTPEDWEDLRNYDVVVSTQIPVSPREGKVCPPPPDLFQLVLVDEAHHASADTWKRALDAQPNARHVLLTATPYRRDRRELKANLIYAYSLRQAVVDRVFQPIQFIPVSAEFGEDDQRLCEAARELVETDRQHQKEARIIVRTDRIQHAKTLVELYRQHGLKVEALYAETGKHLDRILSQLEAGELDGIVAVGMLGEGFDLPALKIAVVHTPHKSLASTLQFVGRIARQAPERYGAPRFLAVPRAVNDMTSALYGEDPDWAELIPNLADAAIDGERGHRRFVKRFDRRDGTADAISLYGLRPYLSGTVYDLEDPVNLSTPVKVKGTTLLTHEVIEDGSLAVFVTGRPDEPRWAGHGDLVYSDFHLTVYYHYAEANLLLEHSTSDEIAKTIRTQIAGPQCAPVSKGRLSGVLDGQKVVYVQLGLGKTGALGDSVADYTSYASSGNLAQAVQANAARVSTPHHVFAKVDGARYVGFSGSGKVYSNYRGTLEQFLTWSTEVTRIVDNSDGILRLPGLPEDFQTRPVDQLPAAPIAVAFDHETYQRNAQFRWDDEQRLDILDATLHVLQADQHTVILDILDGFGQRRCGIHYDCRRKQPLLPNGPGDSALVTLESANGLNETLSFGQYLQRYPLTFFLQDGSTVFGNELKPLSSLYTDLPDECYVDHVNGWDDCEVLKEFWTDGEDRSRYAGRLSVQEAVVAHAQQTLDNPWVLIDHGKGEMADVIAIGRAGARFRLQFYHCKGAKPPKKAPKYTRPLMGRRVDDLYEVTGQAIKGTRWVRHPLLIDEFRRRLGDRMFEVTGREEEFRAWLNQASVMQLDYEMLVVQPALRVFERQDHAPDRCTRLLLAALAWTQGQNVRFSMLGWNRPDQIAAWHSSLDD